One window from the genome of Kryptolebias marmoratus isolate JLee-2015 linkage group LG1, ASM164957v2, whole genome shotgun sequence encodes:
- the lg1h5orf34 gene encoding uncharacterized protein C5orf34 homolog, whose amino-acid sequence METGAGVGFMVMYEDESVEVRHRTGTRFQLAPCGCEFMLLKAADPHGLPLQPAERVRQRTRFTVSKYKELMVAALAFRNKYASRPYLPEELIPADHKKPFFSVESDVTWPESDVEAELGPGGSIIVRSEEGRALLELSPSGEEFSVEFTCSLSQPPNHHQKLNKSADSSSDSQLLVSSLTCDNMDDQSKSVRRGSGRRTETTRASSCSPQKPEQRYQSTAVVQHHSCRAVAPTWSYPLSLGRHHWASHFSKHKDAEGASGSDQADKTVSVSASSREGRRAQLPQALPLTCSSPHWHRWKFKDPLAKEEESDLPDGLLKVLWCQGITYRVLREAVPVIEISLGDGSLIRSNGVLNSYFTHHKPKLQAEEVKDLTYHLNSLPPDVPGQAYSLCAAVNRASRILACYNQAKLSLKRPATPSCLQEDKHFSNSTASEQNPSSAKLVEQHVNVPQAAESLSDVVAAELEKIKRFNFLLENSHLLSSESKQGNPKESPEITPDPEHEDYVAEALQRTSKAIQDIDALISAATLT is encoded by the exons ATGGAAACCGGGGCCGGTGTCGGTTTCATGGTGATGTACGAGGACGAGTCGGTGGAAGTTCGTCACAGAACCGGAACCCGGTTCCAGCTGGCACCCTGTGGCTGTGAGTTCATGCTGCTGAAAGCCGCGGACCCCCACGGACTTCCGCTGCAGCCCGCCGAGAGAGTCCGACAGAGGACCAGGTTCACTGTCAGCAAGTACAAG gaGCTGATGGTTGCTGCTTTGGCTTTCAGGAATAAGTATGCCAGCCGACCATATCTGCCAGAAGAGCTCATCCCTGCTGACCACAAGAAG CCCTTTTTCAGCGTTGAATCAGATGTTACGTGGCCCGAATCGGATGTTGAGGCAGAGCTCGGACCCGGAGGCAGCATCATTGTCAGGTCAGAGGAGGGACGGGCCTTGTTGGAGCTGTCGCCCTCCGGTGAAGAGTTCTCCGTGGAGTTCACTTGTAGCTTAAGCCAGCCTCCAAATCACCATCAGAAGTTAAACAAGAGCGCTGACAGCAGCTCAGACAGCCAGCTACTAGTCAGCAGTTTGACCTGTGACAACATGGATGATCAGAGTAAATCGGTTCGTCGGGGGAGCGGGAGGAGAACAGAGACAACGCGAGCAAGCTCATGTTCTCCTCAAAAG CCTGAGCAGAGGTACCAGTCCACCGCTGTGGTCCAGCATCACTCCTGCCGCGCAGTCGCCCCCACATGGAGCTACCCTCTGTCCTTGGGTCGACATCACTGGGCGTCTCATTTCTCTAAACATAAAGACGCAGAAGGAGCCAGCGGGTCTGACCAGGCAGATAAGACGGTGAGCGTTTCTGCCTCGTCCCGTGAGGGAAGAAGGGCCCAACTTCCTCAGGCTCTGCCTCTCACATGTTCCTCACCTCACTGGCACAG GTGGAAGTTTAAAGACCCCCTGGCCAAAGAAGAGGAATCAGACCTTCCAGACGGGCTTCTAAAAGTCTTATGGTGTCAAGGAATCACCTACAG GGTGCTGAGGGAAGCTGTCCCAGTCATAGAGATTTCCCTGGGAGATGGATCACTTATCAGGTCTAACGGGGTGCTGAACTCTTATTTTACTCATCACAAACCTAAACTTCAGGCAGAAGAG GTGAAGGACTTGACTTACCATTTAAACAGTCTTCCTCCTGATGTACCTGGGCAGGCGTACTCTTTGTGCGCTGCTGTGAATCGAGCAAGTAG AATCCTTGCTTGCTACAATCAGGCCAAGCTGTCACTGAAGCGTCCTGCGACACCGAGCTGCCTGCAAGAG GACAAACATTTTTCTAACTCAACGGCATCTGAACAAAATCCATCGAGTGCCAAGCTTGTGGAGCAACACGTGAATGTGCCACAGGCAGCAGAAAGTCT CTCCGATGTTGTTGCGGCAGAACTGGAGAAGATAAAGCGATTCAACT TTCTGCTGGAGAACAGCCACCTGCTGAGTTCGGAGAGCAAACAGGGGAACCCAAAAGAAAGTCCTGAGATCACCCCCGACCCGGAACATGAGGACTATGTGGCTGAAGCTCTTCAGAGGACCTCTAAAGCCATTCAGGACATTGATGCTCTCATATCTGCAGCAACACTGACCTGA